A stretch of DNA from Amphiprion ocellaris isolate individual 3 ecotype Okinawa chromosome 18, ASM2253959v1, whole genome shotgun sequence:
tttagactgttttctgactgttttcaggctgttttctgactgttttcaggctgtttttcagactgttttctgttttcaggctgTGTGAGCTTTGAGCTGTCAGGTGTTCAGCAGCTCAGAATCTGAATCAATGAAACTCCTTGATTTTCTACAAACACAAACTCATCAGACACAAAGACTCTGATTCATCCTCATTTACTTAGTGAACCTGAACACACCattctgactgtgtgtgtgtgtgtgtgtgtgtgtgtgtgtgtgtgtgtgtgtgtgtgtgtgtgtgtgtgtgtgtgtgtgtgtgtgtgtgtgtgtgtcagacgatgttgtgtgttgtggtgtgtgtgttgtttctctCGGCTCTCGTCCTCGGCGGTCCGACCGACACTCAGCGACGCTCTGATGTACGACGGCAGCAGCTAGACCCTGAAGTGCACATGAACATCGTGAGTAACTAACGATTGATGCTGGCGGTTCTTAGTGAGCACACTCAGTTCAAGTTCACAGTTTCTAGTGAGCATGTTAGACACTACAGTTCCCATAATGCTCTGGTGCTGTTGCCGTGAAGACAGAGCAGGTCAGATGTCAATCAAAGCACTGATGAAGTCATCACACTGAACCTGCTGTCACTGGACTTTGGCCAACACGTGTTAATAACCTTCAGGTGTCATCACGACATCACCACCCCTGTGACATCATCACACCTGTGACTCACCTGTTGCCTGAACTCTGATCAGTTCTGACCCAGTTTAaaggaaccagaacctgaagGAGAGAACCCAGACAGTTAGAACCAGAGGAAGGTCCTCAGAGGGATAGATGTGtgtgataaatgtgtgtgtgatacgtgtgtgtgttaatgtgtgtgttgtgtgttcagtCGGAGATCATCTGGAGGTGGGGCTACCCGGCTGAGGAGCACCAGGTCCTGACGGAGGACGGCTACATCCTGACGGTGAACCGGATCCCTCATGGACTGAAGCAGACTGCAGGTCAGAGATCAGTTTGttgtgaaacaggaagtgactcGGCTGAACTTTCAGCTTTGTGGTTTTTAGGAAAGGGAAGTGGTCTCTAGAACCTTTTAGCTCTGAGGGTTCAGCAGAAGAAACTTTATTTAGACTTTAAACGGATCACAGTTTCATGAATTTTTCTGAAAATCCAGAAACAAACAGTTTACAGGATGCATTGAggtactataaaaataaaagtctctGTCAGGAAACAGTGGTTTTAGGACCTTCAGTAGCTGCATGTTGttgatttattctttaaaaaggAACAAGACTCAAACAAGGTGAAAGGAAGGAAGTTCACGTATGTTggcttttcaaagtaaaagcagttACCAGAATGCACTGAGATACACTTcactatcaaaataaaagttctgAAATGGTACAAAAGGCTTACCAGGAACACTGAAATATTctggattttcaaaataaaccgCTGCCTCATAGCTTCCTCCTTTACCagactgtcaaaataaaatctttgtGATGTTTAAATGAGCTGACCAGTCAGttcttcttcctgtctctttctcacacacacattgatgGACAAACATCTGGAGGTTTGGGttcactttcaaaataagagtccATACCCAGTAACAGCTGaatttaaaacagatttaatttttaaaggaaGTCTTAATTTTCTTGACACTAAAAACACTGTTATCTACAGAAAGTCAACAGGATGCTGAGAAATATGCTACACTTTCAAAGTTAAAGCTCTAAGATGTTTAAAGGAAGTGATCAGGGTTTGTGACAtatgctggcttttcaaaatGAATGCGCTATTATAAATGATACCTCATGAGAACATGTCAAGCTGCAGAAGCTGCCTTCGAAAGTGAAAGTTCCCTCTGAGATGTTCCAGCTGAACTGAACTCTGTGGTCCTGCAGGTTCGAGGCCTGCCATCTTGCTCCAACATGGCCTCCTGGCGGCCGGGTCCAACTGGATCACCAACCCGCCCAACTGCAGTCTGGGATACGTGCTGGCCGACGCCGGATACGATGTCTGGATGGGAAACAGCCGCGGAAACACCTGGTCCAGGAAACACCGAAGACTAAGCCCCCTGGAGGAAGAGTTCTGGAGGTTCAGGTAGGAACCAAGATACAGCCTtcatcagaaccagaacagagaggatgatgatggtggtgatgaagatgatggtgatgatgatgaaggtgatgatgatgatgatgatgaaggtggtggtgatgatggagatgatgatgatggtgatgaaggtgatgatgatgctgatgatgaagatggtggtgatgatggtggtgatgaaggtgatgctgatgatgaagatggtgatgaaggtgatgaCGATGATGGTTATGAAGGTGATGATAAAGATGATGAAggcaatgatgatgatgaaggtgatgatggtgatgaaggtgatgaaggtgatgatgatgaaggtgatgcggatgatggtgatgaaggtgatgatgatgatgctgatgataaagatgatgatgaaggtgatgatgatgaaggtgatgctgatgatggtgatgaaggtgatgatgatgatgctgatgataaagatgatgatgaaggtgatgatgatgaaggtgatgaaggtgatgctgatgatggtgatgaaggtgatgatgatgatgatgatgctgatgataaagatgatgatgaaggtgacgatgatgacgatgatgatgatgttgtgtGCAGCCATGATGAGATGGCCCTGAAGGACCTTCCAGCGGTGGTGGACTACATCCTGAAGGtgacgcagcagcagcagatcttCTATATCGGACATTCGCAGGGAACCACCATCGGTACCACCTCATGTTCTCCTCATGTTCTCCCCATGCTCTCCCCATGTTCTGCTGACGTTCTCCTCATGTTGTCCTCATGTTCTCCTGACATTCTCCTCATGTTGTCCTCATGTTCTTCTCACGTTCTCCTGATGTTCTCCTCATGtgttcctggtttgtggcactAACTGACCTCCGTACTGACGACCATCTGTCTGATTTCCCAGCATTCATAGCGTTCTCTACGCTGCCAGAACTGGCCAGTAAGATCAAGCTGTTCTTGGGTTTGGCTCCCGTAGCAACTGTTGCCTTCACCAGCAGCCCCATGACCAAACTGTCCTTCCTGCCTGACGCCCTTATATGGGTAAAGAccggtcacatgaccacactGACATCACATGTACTGATAATCACAAACTGATCACATGTATTGATGGTTGATACTGATAATGTGTGTAGGACCTGTTTGGGAGGCGGGACTTCCTACCTCAGAGTCACATGATCGAGTGGTTTGCGGAACACGTGTGTGAGAAACACAGCGAGTTGTGTGGAAACCTGTTCTTCCTTCTCTGCGGCTTCGACGAGAAAAACCTCAACATGGTTCGTATCTGAAAACAGAGATTCaaatttagtttcatttcatcttcagctgcttctGGTGAGGAATCTCGGTGGAGGAACCTCAGTGGAGGATCTCCGATGTTCTAAGCTCCAGAGAACATTaaacataataaacattttcaagTTGTCTTATCTGAGAATCTGCTGCTTTCATCTGAGTGACGTTAGAACCAGACAGAAGAACATTTAATGAAGTGATCGGTTCTTCTGATTGGTTCCCTGTGTCACTGAGCTGATGAAGACCAGGACGTGTGGTCGACAGCTCAGCTTCTTCATTGACTCGTGTTGCTTCCAGACTCGGACTCCGGTCTACACGACCCACTGTCCAGCCGGGACCTCCGTCCAGAACATGGTCCACTGGGCTCAGGTAGGTCACCTGTCAGAGGCCCCGCCCCTCATTAGATAGGTCACCTGTTGGTCAGAGGCCCCGCCCCTCATTAGGTAGGTcaccagtcagtcagtcactAGGCTTCCtgtttttgctttcagttttattctgGTTTTTCTGGAGCTCATAATGTTCTGGTTCTTGTCTTCAGGCGGTTCATGGAGGGAAACTGACAGCGTTTGACTTTGGACCTGCAGGGAACATGGAACACTACAACCAGGTGAGTCTGCACAGGTAAACGTCAGCTGATTGAGTCCGACAGACTTGACTCACTCTGTCTGTGTTGCTGCAGTCCGTCCCCCCCCAGTACCACGTCCAGGACATGAAGGTTCCCACTGCCCTGTTCTCAGGGGGACAGGATACGTTGGCGGACCCTAAAGACGTGGCACTCCTCCTCACCCAGGTGAGTCAAGCAGCAGCACTGAGTTCCGGTTCTACAACATCAGAACCAAACTGAAGGTTCTGCATCAGAGAGGAACAGTAGAACGTTCAGGGAACATTCTGCTAACGCTCCCAGAACATCACTTTCAAAGGTTTTCTTGACATCTGCAGAACATGCACTGTGACAACGTATGAAGATAAGAGAACGTTCCCTGAAGGTTTTATGAGAATAACCTTTAGAGAACGTTCCCCATCAGAGATCCTTCAGGAAACAGTCAAAGAATGTTCTTTAATGGTTCCCTGAGGGTTTGTCAAAAATATTGGACAGTGTTCCTAAAACATTGCTTAGAAGGTTTTctgaaatttgcaaaaaaaataacctaCAGAGAACCTTCAGGGAACATTTCCTGAAGGTCTGCTGAAGGTTTCACAGGATAAACTGTAGGGGAATTTTCCAGAATGTTCCTAGATCATTCCCTAAAGGTTCTGTGAAAAAACCTTTAAGTAACGTTACTAGAAcatttcctgaaggttttataAAGGTTATCTGAAGGTTTCATAAGGTATCCATCAGGGAACATTACCAAACGGTTCCATGAAGATCatctgaaggttttacaaaacCCTGAGAGAACCTGTACAGAACATTCCTAAAATGTTCCTTATAGGTCCTTTCAAGGTTTCTCAACATTGTTCCTCAAACATTCCCTAAAGGTTCCTTGAAGGTCTACAGAATAACTTTCAGAGGACCTTGGGAACCTTGAGGGAATGTTCTGGGAATGCTCTGTAAAGGGTCCCTGAAGTTTACTTGGTGAAACCTTCAGAGAACATTATAAGGCGTTCCAAGAATGTTCCATGAAGGTCCTCTGAAGGTTTTCACAAAGTAACCTTTTGagaatgttcctgtaatgttcCCTGGAGGTTTCACTGACCAAACCTTCAGGTTAATGGTTATTTCGTTAAACGCTgtttaatgacaataaagcatattctattctgttctataaGTTAAACTCCATGAAGCTTGTTTCATAAGTTCTGTTGCGGACTGAAGAACCAGAACCCCAGTGGTCCAGACATCCTTCACCCCCTCTGGAACATTTCTACATCAACACTGATTCTGACTATTTAAAAAGTCGAGCTGCGTTCAGAGTCTCTGCTTGAACTCGTTTCTTGGAGTTTATCAGATTCTGTTCTCACAGTTTAGAGTGGTTCCACATCAGTGTTCTCCAGTCACTAAGCctgatgtttgtgtgttcaggtgtcCAACCTGGTCTTCCATCAGCACATCAAACACTGGGAACATCTGGACTTCATCTGGGGGCTGGATGCTCCTGAGCAGATGTTTCCCTCCatcctgaagctgctgcaggagcATCGCTAGAGATGGTGGAGGtgatggagatgatggaggtgatggaggtggtggaggtgatggaggtgatggagatggtggaggtgatggaggtggtggaggtgatggaggtgatggaggtgcTGATTAGGACCAGCAGCTCCTGTTGAATTTTATCCTGTAGAAGAACCAGCAGACTGAGTTTTAAACCCTCTAACAGTTAAAATCAATGTCAGattaaaacatctttaaacCGTGGATCAGGAACATCCACTTGTTTTAGAGGAAAACAGAACTTTTTAGAAAAACCTCAAATCGCTCCAGATGAACGCAGTACCAGCAAAGTAATGAAGTACATTTACTCCAGTACTGTAGCTCTCCCCAGTAGTTTCTCCAGGTCGTACTATGACTACTActggtactactactactactagtacttctactactagtactactactggtactactactactactttctCCTCCTGATCCAAAACTTTTATTAGAAAACTTTTAATGATGCAGATTTAATCCAACAGATGATTAACAAACTTTGAAAATACAAATCCAGACTaaagctgtgatttctgatcttAGTGTCTTCTCAAgcttattttaaatctttttgtggttgttttagtctctttgaggttattttagtctctttgaggttgtttttttgtctctttgaggttgttttgagtccctttgaggttgttttgtgtctctttgagattgttttgtgtctctttgaggttatttttagtctctttgaggttgttttgtgtctctttgaggttgttttgtctttttgaggttgtttttagtgtctttgaggttgtttgtgtgtctttgaggttgttttgtctctttgaggttgttttgagtctctttgagacttttaAATTCCAGACACACAGCTACAGATTAAATTGGCGGGTTCCAACCTTTGTTGAAAATATCCTGAACAACTGAACctgatttaaaaacatccaaaaagcGAAAAATCAAGAAAAGCGTCCAAAAAGCCAAACGATGAATGAAATGtcgaaatgaaattaaatgggAAATGAAATGTCCCAAAGTACGACTGAGATCTGCAGGATGCTGGAACAGGTAAATATCCAGGTGTCTTAAGGTGAACGGCGTTTTATTGAGGAGGGAAGTTTTGAAGTTGCTAAATGCAGACGAGGAATTTCTGTTTACTGACAAACCAAACATGAGCTGGATTCATGTGTTCAGCTTcctgttttacagtgtagctggTTTTAATCACATTCCTGTTTGTTCCTTCATGTACCGAGCATCTGCACATACATGTACATTTACTCATTTAATACGTGCCTTCAGAATAAAACCAGctgcaaaaattacattaaactctgtgaaagaaactgaaagaaacTCTAGAAATAAATCCAGATTCCTGAGCCTGGAGCAGTGTTTGATGATATTAAATCCGTCGCTTCCTGATCAGCTGCTGAATGaaccttgtttttgttctgaatTCTGTGAAATGTGActtcagctgcttttattctgtCAACACTTTTACAAACTGTTGCTTCCTGTGTGAAACCTCTCACATTAAAACTACAGTTTGCTTTCAAGctcctgtgttttctcatttgttcCAGACTCTTATTGTGAAGACCAATATCAGACTGACAGCAGCTTGGTAGACTTAAGACTCTTATTGTGAAATTCTTTGAAAATCTCAATGAGACATAGTTGCCGTGGAAAACGATTGTCAGGAACTGTTAGCCTCTGTTAGCATAGCAACCTACAGTTAGAGGCAGGAACCGTTACTATGGAAACCTACAGAAGGCGgcagttgccatggaaacctacGTTTAAATCATGACTTTGTGGGACAATCTCAGTTGTAATGCTTTCCATTAACAGATTTTCAGTTTGGAGTTTAGaagattttaaatgtcagaactGATCGACTCCAGTTTCTGatcaaactttttttaatctacatATCTGGTTTTAAACGGCTGAATaaatcagaaacacaacaaacgaGTTAAATTTTATTAACACAATTTGATCCTGAAATacaaaatttaatttgaaaagtaCGATAATCAGATTCAGTTCAATAtctacacatttttttattacaaataaatgtttgtttattttaaacgCATTTTGTTCTCTGTAACAGAATGGAgtcagctggttagcttagcttagcattcaAAAATCACTAAGAAGTGCAGCTAAACAGCTAGCATTATCAGACAATATTCATAGCTAGAGGATGTTATGGATGCTACAACAGCTAGCACACCAAGACTGGGAGCTGAGGGAAACGggtagcctagcttagctcaaagtcTGGAAGAAGGAGgtactgttagcctagcttagcacaccAAGACTGGAAACTGAGGGAAAATGTTAGCTTAGCTTGGCACAACAAATGTACACAGATGGAAaatgttagcctagcttagcacaaagtcTGAAAGCAAAGGGAAACTCTTAGCCTAGCTAAGCACAAGTGTACACACAGGGAaaatgttagcttagcttagcacaatgtctgaaagcagagagagactGTTAGCATATCTTAGCTCAAAGTCTGGAAGAAGGAAccattagcctagcttagcacaaagactggaggcagtgggaaactgttagcctagcttagcacagtgtctgaaagaagaggaaaactGTCAGCATAGCTTAGCTGAAAGTCTGGAAGAAGGTGgtactgttagcctagcttggCACACAAAAAACTGGAAGCTGAGGGAAACTGTTTCCATAGCACAATGTctgaaagcagagagagactgttagcatagcttagctcAAAGTCTGGAAGAAGGTACCGTTAACCTAGCTTAGCACAACAAGTGTACACAGAGGGAAAATGGTAGCCTAGCCTggcaaaatgtctgaaaaaagaggaaaactatTAGAATAGCTTAGCTCAAAGTCTGGAAGAAGGTACCGTTAACCTAGCTTAGCACAACAAGTGTACACAGAGGGAAAATGGTAGCCTAGCCTggcaaaatgtctgaaaaaagaggaaaactatTAGAATAGCTTAGCTCAAAGTCTGGAAGGAGAAGGCACCGTTAGCCTAGCTTGGCACAAAGACTGGAGGCAgtgggaaactgttagcctagctaaGCAGAAAGACTGGAGGCAGTGGGAAAccattagcctagcttagcacaatgTCTGAAAGAAGAGGGAAACTATTAGCATAGCTTAGCTCAAAGTCTGGAAGAAGGTGGTAccattagcctagcttagcatggAGACTGGAAGCAGTGAAAAGCTAATAacatagcttagcataaagtctCCTGGtactgtttttgtctctttttctgttgCCCAAAAAACAGAATCTAAATATTCCAGGAGAACTTGAGCTCTCTGTCA
This window harbors:
- the lipf gene encoding gastric triacylglycerol lipase isoform X1 codes for the protein MLCVVVCVLFLSALVLGGPTDTQRRSDVRRQQLDPEVHMNISEIIWRWGYPAEEHQVLTEDGYILTVNRIPHGLKQTAGSRPAILLQHGLLAAGSNWITNPPNCSLGYVLADAGYDVWMGNSRGNTWSRKHRRLSPLEEEFWRFSHDEMALKDLPAVVDYILKVTQQQQIFYIGHSQGTTIAFIAFSTLPELASKIKLFLGLAPVATVAFTSSPMTKLSFLPDALIWDLFGRRDFLPQSHMIEWFAEHVCEKHSELCGNLFFLLCGFDEKNLNMTRTPVYTTHCPAGTSVQNMVHWAQAVHGGKLTAFDFGPAGNMEHYNQSVPPQYHVQDMKVPTALFSGGQDTLADPKDVALLLTQVSNLVFHQHIKHWEHLDFIWGLDAPEQMFPSILKLLQEHR
- the lipf gene encoding gastric triacylglycerol lipase isoform X2; translation: MALKDLPAVVDYILKVTQQQQIFYIGHSQGTTIAFIAFSTLPELASKIKLFLGLAPVATVAFTSSPMTKLSFLPDALIWDLFGRRDFLPQSHMIEWFAEHVCEKHSELCGNLFFLLCGFDEKNLNMTRTPVYTTHCPAGTSVQNMVHWAQAVHGGKLTAFDFGPAGNMEHYNQSVPPQYHVQDMKVPTALFSGGQDTLADPKDVALLLTQVSNLVFHQHIKHWEHLDFIWGLDAPEQMFPSILKLLQEHR